The window GTTTCGGCAGTGCGTGGTCCGAGCCAGGGTGAGAGCACTTTGGCCTTGACGCGCGTTTGAAGCCGCCAGTTCTCGACGTTACCAAACATTCAGCCTCTCTGTGTAGAAAATGTTGCGAgtgaaggaagaagaaaggtcTTCTCGTGAAAGAAGGGACGGCTCCTACCACAGACGCAGACGCTACTCTGACGACTACGACAGTGAGCTCGAACTCTACCAGCAGTACAAGGCAGCAGGACTCGACACCAAACTGCTGCGCACGGTACAGACGCGCACTCTCCTAACACTCATCCAGCCCCAATCATTCGGGTTCGCCATCTTTGGCTCAATATTTCCTGTTATTGTCACACAGACGTATCTAagtgatgaagacgatgatCTGTACTTGAGTCCAGTCTTGCGTAAGAAAGCCGTGAAGGTGAAGCACGTCAAGAGGCGGGAAAAGAAGTTCGATAAGAAAGTAAGCGCCGCGTCCTCGTTTATTATCATTGTTGCGCAACGACTGGTGAGTGGACGCTGCTCCTTTTTAAAACGCACAGAAGGAGTCACGTCGgcacaaacagaaacagaagcacAAAGAGAGAACCCGATATGGAGAGAAAGGTGAGCTGCGGGACACCACGGGGCATCGTCAGTGTCTGGGGCCCGGCTGTATGGCGGCTTCAAGGCCGAACTCCAAATACTGCTCTGAGGACTGTGGCATGAAATTAGCTGCTAAGTACGAGCGCctattttcaccttttcctAACTCAAGAGTTGGCGCCAGAACGTCTGTTCTCAACCTTTTTTTGTGCTTTCCAGTCGCATCTACGAGATCCTTCCTCAGCGTAtccagcagtggcagcagagtcCCTGCATCGCCGAGGAGCACGGCAAGAAGCAGCTGGAACGCATCCGGCGGGAGCAGCAGAACGCCCGGCTGCGCCTCACCGAGATGGAGCGACGCTTCCACGAGCTGGAGGGCATCATCGCCAAGGCCAAGCAGCAGCACGTGCAGCAGGACGAGGAGGTGAACGCTCGCTCCCAACCGTTTTCGTGCCGGTTCTCCGCGAGAACCGCGGAAGCCGGGAATGCTGACGCCTCCTCCATTTCCCCGCAGGTGAACGAAGGCGACAGCGACGACACGGACCTGCAGATTTTCTGCGTGTCTTGCAGCCACCCCGTCAACCCAAAGGTGGCGCTGCGGCACATGGAGCGATGCTACGCGAAGGTGAGCTGAAAGCACGCAGGGCGACACAAACGCACGTTTAGCGTCTCCTAACGTCGTTTAACGTCTCCTCGCGTGTCTCGACAGTATGAGAGCCAGACCTCGTTTGGCTCCATGTATCCCACACGGATAGAAGGGTGAGAAGAAGAAATCCTCTGATCTACGGGTGGGTACATTTAGCATCTAAATGAAGCTTAATCTCCTTTAAATTGCTTCCCCCCCGCAGAGCGACCAGGCTCTTCTGCGACGTTTACAACCCCCAAAGCAAAACCTACTGCAAGAGGCTTCAGGTTTTGTGTCCAGAACATTCCAGAGACCCAAAGGTCAGAAAAAGTTCAGCTCTACACTCTTTATTTTGTGCTTGTCATGAACCTTGACGTAACAGTACGTACGGAGGCTACAATATATCAGTTCTGAGTGAGGAGAGAGGGACTCTACGCTGCGTCTCCTGTGACCTGTCCAGGTCTCCGTGGATGAGGTCTGCGGGTGTCCCCTGGTGAAGAACGTCTTTGAGCTGACGGGAGATTTCTGCCGGGTGTCCAAGAGGAAATGCAACAAGCATTACAACTGGGAGAAGCTCCGGAGGGCAGAAGTGGACTTGGAGCGGGTCCGAGTGGTAAGGACACGTAGGCGGACAACTGTCCATGTTCCGGGAAGAGTCATGGGGGTGTCATGGCGACCGATCCTGTTTTTGGTCCACAGTGGTACAAGCTGGACGAGCTTTTCGAGCAGGAGCGTAACGTCAGAACGGCCATGACCAACAGAGCGGGTCTGCTTGCCCTGATGTTGCATCAGACCATCCAGCACGACCCGCTGACCACTGATCTCCGCGGCAACAAAGAGAGATAACAGGCCCAGTTTGCACTAGTGTGCGGTACAATGTTTCATCTTCAGGTGTCTAGAATAACGACCACAGACACATAAACGGAATTGTTACCCAAGCATATATGTTGAGAGCTTTGTGTAATTAACTTTAAGATGTAAATTGAGATAATTTTATCGATCTGGTAGAACTATTGCTTATGAAATACTGCTGTTTTTGATATGGTGACCCTGAATAAAACCTATATTTGCGCAGAAAAAGTGTATTTCAGTGATGCATCTGCTACTTTATCATAATTTAGGCTTTTCTATACGGTTAAACGGGGCAACAGCCGACAGAATTCATCTTACCTGAAAGGTGACGCTGCTCAGGTAGAATCCTGACATCTAGCGGCGGCGATGCGAATTGCAACACCACCGTTCTTCCCTTTTGGCGACCACAAATTTgctaaaattgtttttttttctttaagtaTGTATTTTTATAAtggtgtatttatttttattctgcaaaagtgttttattatatattttatgcTCAGCTGAAGCCATTTTAGCGGCCCTAGGGCAGCTTATTCATTTCCAATACACTACGATTGTGCCATGAGCCTGAAATTGACATTTGGGTCTTTTGAGAGCCGGTTCAGGATTTAACCAGTATAGCAATGGCCAGGAATACTGGGAGGACTTGTATAACAAGCAAGAAAAGTTGGCAGTGATTGTAGTATAAGATTTGACTATATGTGCAGTTTTCCTTCAGATTTTCCCCCTCAGGACTGAAGACACAATTGCAAGAACTCAGGTTTGGTGTGAAAACTGCCGTCAAGCTGCTCAGCAACGCAAAATTAGGAGCCTGTGCAAATATTAAATGAAccagaaaggaaaaataaaaaccttgaTTCCCTGCGAGCCGCTGCAGCGCTGAACACCCGCGACTATTAAAATCGTTAAGACACAGTTATTGGCTTTAATGACTGCTTTATACCTAAAAACGGCCGTATTTTGAGCCACCCTGGTGAACGCACATGTTGGCAGCCCAACCTATAGGCGGGGTCAGAGtttattttcatgcattttGTGTTTAGCCTTCCTTTGTCCAACCACTGCTTCCGTTAGCGCCTGTTGTTAGCTAGCTCCGTTTGCTGTCTTCCAAAGAGTCAAGTAGCTTCTCTTATTAGTAACAGGCCAAAgccaagaaagaaaaatcattcTGTCGCTGTTTCTGTTTCCCACGTGAATGAATAGACAAACATTTTTACAGCGGCAATGATATACAGAAAGAGTGATGGAATATTGATGTAGCATCCATGGTGGAAGGCTAACCGAGGCTATGGTTTCCACCCTCTGCAGAATCAATATTTATAATGTCATTTCTGCTTGTCTAAAGTACCGGTAAGTGTTGCCTAGCGTGACACCACGCTGCTTATGTTTGTTCTGAGGTCCTAGATCCGAAAAGTGTAAAAATGAGCTTCAGAACCAGAACCGCTTCCAGCTGTTGAGTTTGCTAGTGTTGCTAACACGATACTTATGCACATGCTGTCCTCTTCCTTAAACTTACCGTTAAGATCAGTAAAACCAAACACGGTAAAGGTGATTTAAGGTTGCATGTGTTAACACGCTGGGATGTGTGCACGACATAGGCACGCACATATGggccgctaatgctaacggtTTCGACCACTAAACAGTAAGTTGTGTTGTTAGTTTTGGACATGTTTTATTTCATCCTCTTTGTATTTAAGGGAACTGGTAATTGCAGTTCATCAGCCTTCGGGCCGGAGCAGAAGTCCGTGATGCATCTGATGACCCTTTTAAATGGGATGCGAGGTGCCATTTAGAGCATCTGTGGCTTGTTTCCAGAAAAAACACCTTGGTCCGTTTGTGCATCAATGAGCCAAGAACCTGAGAGTCCTGTTCCTTCCAAGGAACCTGAGGAAAATTTGGGAGAAATCACAGATGAGGACAACACTGAGGATGGATCCACTTcagaggaagcagctcaggATCCAATGGAACCCTCACAACCTAAAACAGAACGCCCCAATTCAGTCGCGGTCCGGGAAATTCTgggagaggaaatggaggacTCAAAGGCCGCGTTCGACGAGGCCCCCGTTGATTGGTTCGAGCctgtggaggaggacgaggagttTGACGGCATTGGCAAGAAGGATCCAGAAGAGGAAAGTGTTGCAGGAGAAAGTGAACGGAGCGAGAGCGTGTACGGCAGCGAGAAGGCCTACAAGAAGGTCTTTCAGTAGGTTCACACTACAGCCGCGTAAGATGATGCAAGGCGGAGATGTCGGGGTCGTGTGATTGTTTTAGTCTTTGTCCGTCTCGAGGCTGAAATTCTCTTATCCAATAATAAGCAGCTCTGCTTTTCCGCTGTGATTTCGGTATTGACGAGATCTCATgagatttttcccccctttttctcATTTGAATTCAGCCGCGTTCCCCGCCGTCGACGCTCACATCCGGACGAAGGATGGGTCGAGTGGCCCGTGCTTGGAGAGGGCTGGAAACGGAAGGAAGTTGTCCGGCGCTCGGGCTGCAGCATGGGGCAGAAAGACGTGTATTACATGGGGTAAATACGCGTCCGTGTGGGCAGGAAGCACCTTGTTCTGTATATCCTGTGGGACGGGCCAGTTCAGGAGGGATGCTGGGAAGCACCTGAGCACTGatggactctgtgtgtgtgtgtttgtctttttcagtcCCCACGGTGACCGTTTTAGAAGCAGAGTGGAGCTGGTGTCAGTTCTGAATGGAATCCTTGACCTGACGACGTTTGATTACAAGACGGGGCAGTTCTGGGACGGCAAAATACCACCCATAAGAAGCCGAACCAGAAAGGTATCGTTAACGTCATGATTATTAGACCGTTTGTCTTTGACGTGCAGACTTATTCAGACGTGATTTTGATTTATCATTCCGTCGCTTTAGCGTCCGATGTTGCGCAACAGCAACCCCTTTTTCCTTTCATGTCGCCCCCCTGAATGCAGAAAAAGGGGCAAACACACTGTAATCTCACACTTTTCTTCATCTTCCCATCAGAGGAAAGCGCGGGAGCGTTCCTCCTCAGAGTCCAGCTGGATGGAGCGAGACGAAGGCGCCGACACCCCCGACTCcctccacacactcactcccagCCTGGGAGCCAAAAACCACTGCAACCAGGACTCCAGCCACCGCTATCCACCCGCAGAAGATAAAATTAAACTTCCTCTTTTCTCGCAATCGTCCAGACGGATGCCTGTACCCTCAATTAATGGAGAAATTGGGTCAGAGGACAAAACCCTGTGAGTCTATTGTTATTACGCTTCAGACCTTATCGGCGACGCCCTCGGGGTGATTAAGGGAGGATTTGAgccgtgtgtttgtctgcagggtCTGTGCCAAATGTGGCGTGTCCTTCACAGGAACCTGGTACGACAAGCAGAGGAAGCGGCCCTGCTGCCCGATGTGCTGGGGTATGTGGCGCTCTGCCTTTGCGTTGTTCTCTGAGAATCCGTGAATGAAAGGCCGGGCAGAGTGACGGCCACCTGTGACAGCTGTGCTATTTCCTCTTCCAGCAGCATCTAAGCATAAAGAGCATCCCATGATTCGCTTCAGAAAGGTAACGCCTTCCCcgttttttgctttattttcgcACCCTCAACCACAATCGGCTCGGGTTCAGAACGTTCCCACGACACCGTTGACCCGAAGCAGGCGGGGTCCAGCTGTGGTGGGCTCAGGAACCCTGACGTGTTGTCAGAACCCCCTGAGATGTTCTCCAGTTGTCCGTAATATGACGTCTGACTGCACGATGCAGCTGTCACTGTCTGACCTACACACCCGAGAGGAGAACTGAAGACCAGCTCAGGGATTAAGGTTCCAGATCCTACCACAGAAACTCACCCTCCACCTCTGtaaacagtgatgaagatcagCTGGGTCCTTCTCAGTTACCATTGAAACCATCCTTGGATCATGTCTGAAgcttctcagtcatccaggtcctGGTGGTTCTCACCCAAGAGgcttcagctccagctgactgttggggagttccaggttcttctcctcttcaggAGCCAGGAACAGGGTGGCGGTCTGGAACATTCTCCCAACAGTCAActggaactgatgaagcctcttgggtGGGGGCCAAACGTCTTCATGGAACTCAAGGAGCCCATTAGTCACGCTTCACCTCCCGGAACGTTCCTAAATGATGCAGCTACTGTGCCTTTAAGGCTGGATGAGCGTGCAGACGCGTGCACGAACGGTGTCGTTGActctcacctctctcctccctcccagtgGATCCCGTGTGGTCAGTGCGTCGGCTGCCACAACACGGTGAACTGCGGGCAGTGCGCCAACTGCAAACACGGGACGCAGAGCCCCGAGTCCCGGAGACGTCTGTGTCGAAAACGCAAATGCATCTGTCCCGTTCGCAAGGTAGGCGGACGGACACCCGATCGCCACGTCCGGACGCTCCTCAGGCAGCTGAAGACTCTTTTAATTGATCCAACAGGGTTCTGGGAGCGGaagtttcctccagcagatgagTTACGACAGTCCCGACCCAATTACTGATGGCGTGAGGTTAAAGGTGATTAAAACCGGGCTGTTTCATGAGAAACGTGCGCTGGATTCTCAGTGTCGCTCACTCCGCAGCAGCTTTGACTTATAAGACCTTCAAACTCTAACAAGCACTTTGTTTTACAGGCTGAAGTCACAGACCCGCAGGTACGTTCTGATGTCCACCTCCAGCCGCTGCAGCCCTTCCTTCCCCCCTCTCACCGCCGATGTCTCCTCCTCCAGTACCCGAGTTTTAAAAGCAGCGACACGGAGAACCTCTCGCTCAGCCTGGACATGGACGACGAAGACGACGTGTCGACGGACGACGACGAGGACGTGAGTTTTCCTCCAGCCACCGATACGGACTCGGCGACGGCGCCGCGCCCCTCCTGGGTCACGGCCGCTGTGGCCTCTTCCTACATAGCTAACGGAATCTCAtccattgttttttttgacCTGTCAGAATTTGAAGTTCTActataaaatcaaatcaaatgattTAGGATCTGTTCTTGTTTTTAGTGGCATAAGAAGCGAAAGCGGCGATCCTGTGGAGAATGTAAAGCCTGTCTATGCAGGAAAGACTGTGGCACATGTGATTTCTGCATAGACAAACCCAAATTCGGTGGTAGCAATAAGAAGCGACAGAAGTGCCGATTACGTCAGTGTCAGAGACAGGCAATGGTAGAACCCTACTCATTTCCATGAAGTCACTAGTTTATTTCATGCAGTAATTATATGAGAGAGATGGATTTTAAATGTTCCTGTGCTTATTATCTGGCAGAGACACTTGTTGCCTTTCCAGATGGGACAAGATGACTGCGAGCAGGACGGCGCGGCGCCGCCGGGCAGGCCGAGGCCTCACTACACGTACAGCCGCAAGTCAACATTCAAGAAAAATAAAGGGGCGGCTTCTGGTCTGGACCTGACTGACAATGAAGATGACAACAGCAACTCTAAAGTGGTGGGTTCCTGCCACGTTCTCCTGGCCTGCTGGAATGTCCAGGAATATTTAGCATTTGCTCCATGTGTTGGTGCTTGATTCTTAGATAAGTTGGAGCACGGAACCGGCTGGACCCCCCACTGAAACCGATGTGAGAAGCAAACAGGCGTCCAAAGAGGTCAGAACAGACTGTGAACGCGTTTGTGTTGTCATTTAAGGTCTCTTGGTGAAATGACAGCTTGATTTTACTCTTCCAGCTTGTGAATGATTTGGATTCTGGGCAGAAGAACGGATTACCCGAGAAGGACGTTAAAGTCAACCACCTCGACTCCGAGCTGGTATGTTTCTGTTAGTCAGGATCTCAGAAAACCTTCCCCATTCCCCGTGGATGGACTGTAAAGTTCTGTTGCTCAGCAGTTCTTGTGCGTTGGATTATATAATAGAAGTTGGAGTTTAAGCTTTAAAATGATATAATTCCAGGAGCACCTCAGCAGATGGGATGCAGAAAAATCCCACCCGGTCAGAGACAGTCCCAAGCATCCTGATGAAGATGAAAAGGAGGAATTCCCCAAAGTATGTTCCTTTAGTCTGACATTTCATCAGACACAAACACCCTCTAAGTTTAATTTCCCACATATTTCAGTGACAAATCTGAAATAAACTGCTTGTTAAGACGGCAGATGTGTAAACCAGGATGAGAACTGCACTTTTAAGGaaagcaagcggccgtttatcACCCTGGTTGGAACCTAATGTTGTGACAGTCTGGTTTGCTAACCTCAATATTGCAGAACAGGAAAAGCCTCATAGACGACTCTCGTTTTTCTCAGCATCTCTTTTCATCCCGGGTTTTGTTTTGCACAGATAACGGAAACCTTCAGTTTGGCGGACGTCCCAGCCGGGAGCGCCGCGGACGCAGAGAGCCAGCTCATGAAGCTGCTCCAGTCTCTACGCACCACCGTGCTGCCAATCCTTTGGTACGCCATAATGGTGCAAggcccacagctgcagctcatccagtGCTCCAAACGCTCCACCATGACTGACACTATAGTGATCATCGACCCGGGCTTCTACTATAAGATCACGGTCCAGAAGCAGCCGCTGCTCCCCACCCACCCGCTCTACGACCAGCACCCGGGACGCCTGACCTCGGCCGGCGAAGTCGTCAATCTGCTTTTAGCCCTGGAGAAGTATGTCGTGTGTCACGGACTTCCCCCTAAACAGAATTTTTATTACAAAGACCCCCTCATATTGGAGCGAGCGTCCACCTGCCACTTCTTagttaaaaagaaagaaggcgTCTGTAGTAATTGTCAAGCGCTGCGAGGATTTTAAGGTTCTGTTGTGGtgttttcccatttttgacCCCCCCCTCATTTCTGGATTTACACATTTACCTCTGGACTAAGCTAGAGGGAATCCACATAGGCATTCCAGGAGCCGTGACAGAGTTCCTCCTCGGGTCTTTGGAAGCTCTGCTGGCGTTTTACAGCTCAGATCCCATCAGCCCTCCGTGTGgccatggaggggggggggggttgaagacCCTCCAGTCATTATTCCAGGTTAGAACGGCTGCTTATCCCCAGATTCATCTTCTCTCTGACCAAAAACACAAGTGAAATTGGCTCTCGGTCCTTTCGTAACCACCAATATTTGACCACAGTGCAGATCTGTTACACGTGTCATGTGCAGTATATTtaatttaagttttttttttgctttttttagcAAAAGGAACAACATTCAATCAATATATTTCCTCAGAAAGTATTGCAGAAAATACGGATGCACAAATGTTTATAATGTTTACCATTGTGGAgttacattattaaaaaaaaggagtgtAATAAACAAGACTGTTTCAGATGGATTGTAGGtgataaaacatttaaacatgcTAAAGTCTCCCAACAGGCCCGGGCTGGTGTACGTAAATCACACTGGAATTTCAATTCAGTGTCGGAGGGAGAAACGCCGACGCTGAATAAAGCATGAAGCTGAAAGGTCGGTCGGGATGATCCATGTGGCTCCGCGGAGGAGTTTGGAGGCTGTTCAGACAACAGCTGGTGCTTCAACAGTTGCAGCTTCAGACGCCTGCAGgagggaactgctgcagcaaAGGAAATAAAGCCGATGAAGCTCCTTTCAACTTCAGCTGCTTTCAGGGAAAAAACCCAACCCTCCACTGTTGTTCTGGAATCCTGATCCCTCTATTGTTTACTGGTCGGGACCCATTAGCAGGATTTTCACTTCTAATGTGAGTTAGTGTGAAGAGGAGGTCAAAGATGGTGTCTTCAGCATGTTTCTCCCTTATTTTCTTCCTGTTACGCTTCTTTTTTGTCACAGAAAGGCCCCTCAATGAAACATGCTCATCCCTTCACTGATGTTTTTGTTGGAATCTTTGTCTTCACGTTTTACAGAAGTTAAAAGCAAACGTCCGTCCATCATGTGGAAACTAAAGAGTGGCGTAAATCTGCACTCCAACCAAATTGGTTCTCTGGAGTTCTGCTAAATTCAATAAGACCAGGAGAATCAGCCAGGGTGGGATGTCCTCAACGTAGAGTGACAAGTGTCCAGTTCAGTTTAGACTTTACGAGAGCGCGATGAAAGGAAATTAAATCAACATCTTGTAGGAGACTCCAAGGTCAGCTGTGATAAGGTCCTTGTATATGAGGAGAGAAAATTAAAGAAGATAAACAGGATTCACTCTGAGAAGGAAGCCTCCAGCAAGACTGGAAGAGGCTGAAACACAGAGAAATCTGCACAGAAATGATTTAAAGGTGGATTTTTCTGGAGCCGAAGTCCAAACACCGACCTGAGAAGAGTGGTTGGCCGGACTTGAAAAAGAATCCACATCTGATCCGCATGAAACCTGTCAGAGAAACGGGAGTAAAATTACAGTCTTCAGATGTCTGAGACCtgcaaaggcaaaaaaaaaggcttctaTATTTGAAAAAGAAGAACAATAAAGCCGTGTAAATGCTGGCACGTGTGCTAAGGAATCGGCAAACGTTTATTGGCACCATATAAATGGCTTTTAAAACAAGCCAAATCTCAGTTGCCTTCATTCGTCCTTAGGAACGCAGGCGGACGCGCGCCTGCACGCAGCCTAATTGGTTCTACTGGCGCACTTTATTGTGCGTTGGGAGCCACGCATGGTAACATCTGGGAGGGGCCTCGCTGCTGTGACCGTGTGGAGGCTCCTGGCTGTGGGGGTTTTCATCCGGTGGAGACGGGAAAGCTTTCTTCTCCGGGAGATCTTCAGGGATGCGCAGCGCCgtgacactgctgctgctgagaccaGAGTCGGGACGCGAAGCCACCATGAAACAGGCGCCTCTCTCCGCCGATCGCAGATCTCGGAAGGCTTAATTGGCTGATATTTTCTCCCAGGGAGGATCTCGTCCTCTGCTGTCACACGGAAATGATTTTTCTCGTCTCGCTTTTGCGTCAGAGGACCATGGAAACCTCCGGAGGCATCGGTCATGCTCTCGGGTAAGAAGGGCTTCTGCTCCAAGATGTCCTCGTCCCGACTGGGCGTTTTAGTCAATAATACCCGTGGATGTGTTGCGTGCTCAGCAGCCAGGCTGCGGTTCTACATGCATTCATCATCGGAGACGCACCTGGGTCGTGTTTTGGCGTCTACAAATGTGTTTCATTA is drawn from Takifugu rubripes chromosome 19, fTakRub1.2, whole genome shotgun sequence and contains these coding sequences:
- the mbd1b gene encoding methyl-CpG-binding domain protein 1b isoform X2, encoding MSQEPESPVPSKEPEENLGEITDEDNTEDGSTSEEAAQDPMEPSQPKTERPNSVAVREILGEEMEDSKAAFDEAPVDWFEPVEEDEEFDGIGKKDPEEESVAGESERSESVYGSEKAYKKVFHRVPRRRRSHPDEGWVEWPVLGEGWKRKEVVRRSGCSMGQKDVYYMGPHGDRFRSRVELVSVLNGILDLTTFDYKTGQFWDGKIPPIRSRTRKRKARERSSSESSWMERDEGADTPDSLHTLTPSLGAKNHCNQDSSHRYPPAEDKIKLPLFSQSSRRMPVPSINGEIGSEDKTLVCAKCGVSFTGTWYDKQRKRPCCPMCWASKHKEHPMIRFRKWIPCGQCVGCHNTVNCGQCANCKHGTQSPESRRRLCRKRKCICPVRKGSGSGSFLQQMSYDSPDPITDGVRLKAEVTDPQVRSDVHLQPLQPFLPPSHRRCLLLQYPSFKSSDTENLSLSLDMDDEDDVSTDDDEDWHKKRKRRSCGECKACLCRKDCGTCDFCIDKPKFGGSNKKRQKCRLRQCQRQAMRHLLPFQMGQDDCEQDGAAPPGRPRPHYTYSRKSTFKKNKGAASGLDLTDNEDDNSNSKVISWSTEPAGPPTETDVRSKQASKELVNDLDSGQKNGLPEKDVKVNHLDSELEHLSRWDAEKSHPVRDSPKHPDEDEKEEFPKITETFSLADVPAGSAADAESQLMKLLQSLRTTVLPILWYAIMVQGPQLQLIQCSKRSTMTDTIVIIDPGFYYKITVQKQPLLPTHPLYDQHPGRLTSAGEVVNLLLALEKYVVCHGLPPKQNFYYKDPLILERASTCHFLVKKKEGVCSNCQALRGF
- the mbd1b gene encoding methyl-CpG-binding domain protein 1b isoform X3, producing the protein MSQEPESPVPSKEPEENLGEITDEDNTEDGSTSEEAAQDPMEPSQPKTERPNSVAVREILGEEMEDSKAAFDEAPVDWFEPVEEDEEFDGIGKKDPEEESVAGESERSESVYGSEKAYKKVFHRVPRRRRSHPDEGWVEWPVLGEGWKRKEVVRRSGCSMGQKDVYYMGPHGDRFRSRVELVSVLNGILDLTTFDYKTGQFWDGKIPPIRSRTRKRKARERSSSESSWMERDEGADTPDSLHTLTPSLGAKNHCNQDSSHRYPPAEDKIKLPLFSQSSRRMPVPSINGEIGSEDKTLVCAKCGVSFTGTWYDKQRKRPCCPMCWAASKHKEHPMIRFRKWIPCGQCVGCHNTVNCGQCANCKHGTQSPESRRRLCRKRKCICPVRKGSGSGSFLQQMSYDSPDPITDGVRLKAEVTDPQVRSDVHLQPLQPFLPPSHRRCLLLQYPSFKSSDTENLSLSLDMDDEDDVSTDDDEDWHKKRKRRSCGECKACLCRKDCGTCDFCIDKPKFGGSNKKRQKCRLRQCQRQAMMGQDDCEQDGAAPPGRPRPHYTYSRKSTFKKNKGAASGLDLTDNEDDNSNSKVISWSTEPAGPPTETDVRSKQASKELVNDLDSGQKNGLPEKDVKVNHLDSELEHLSRWDAEKSHPVRDSPKHPDEDEKEEFPKITETFSLADVPAGSAADAESQLMKLLQSLRTTVLPILWYAIMVQGPQLQLIQCSKRSTMTDTIVIIDPGFYYKITVQKQPLLPTHPLYDQHPGRLTSAGEVVNLLLALEKYVVCHGLPPKQNFYYKDPLILERASTCHFLVKKKEGVCSNCQALRGF
- the mbd1b gene encoding methyl-CpG-binding domain protein 1b isoform X5, which translates into the protein MSQEPESPVPSKEPEENLGEITDEDNTEDGSTSEEAAQDPMEPSQPKTERPNSVAVREILGEEMEDSKAAFDEAPVDWFEPVEEDEEFDGIGKKDPEEESVAGESERSESVYGSEKAYKKVFHRVPRRRRSHPDEGWVEWPVLGEGWKRKEVVRRSGCSMGQKDVYYMGPHGDRFRSRVELVSVLNGILDLTTFDYKTGQFWDGKIPPIRSRTRKRKARERSSSESSWMERDEGADTPDSLHTLTPSLGAKNHCNQDSSHRYPPAEDKIKLPLFSQSSRRMPVPSINGEIGSEDKTLVCAKCGVSFTGTWYDKQRKRPCCPMCWAASKHKEHPMIRFRKWIPCGQCVGCHNTVNCGQCANCKHGTQSPESRRRLCRKRKCICPVRKGSGSGSFLQQMSYDSPDPITDGVRLKAEVTDPQVRSDVHLQPLQPFLPPSHRRCLLLQYPSFKSSDTENLSLSLDMDDEDDVSTDDDEDRHLLPFQMGQDDCEQDGAAPPGRPRPHYTYSRKSTFKKNKGAASGLDLTDNEDDNSNSKVISWSTEPAGPPTETDVRSKQASKELVNDLDSGQKNGLPEKDVKVNHLDSELEHLSRWDAEKSHPVRDSPKHPDEDEKEEFPKITETFSLADVPAGSAADAESQLMKLLQSLRTTVLPILWYAIMVQGPQLQLIQCSKRSTMTDTIVIIDPGFYYKITVQKQPLLPTHPLYDQHPGRLTSAGEVVNLLLALEKYVVCHGLPPKQNFYYKDPLILERASTCHFLVKKKEGVCSNCQALRGF